A window of Microbispora hainanensis genomic DNA:
TCACGGTGTTGTTCGGCGGGAGCCGCAGGGTGCTGACGACTGCGGGGCTCACCTACGCGCAGTATGCGAGGTCGGGCTTCTTCGAACTCGTCACGGTCAGCCTCTTCGTGCTCGGCATCGTGGCGGCCGCGGTCGCCCTGCTGCGCCGCGAGAGCCGGGCCGACCGCTGGCTGCTGGCCGTGCTGCTCGGCCTGCTGTGCGCGTTCACCCTCGTCATCCTCGCCTCGGCGCTGCACCGGCTCGGCCTCTACACCGACGCGTACGGCCTGTCGCGGCTGCGGGCCTCGGTGGAGGCGACGATCTGGTGGCTCGGCGCGGTGTTCGTGCTGGTCCTGGTGGTGGGGGCGGTCCGCCTGGCCGGCGGTGGCACGTCGTGGTTCTTCCGTGCGCTCGTGCTGCTCACCGGGGTGTCGCTGTTCGTGTTCGCGGTGTGGGACCCCGACGCGCGGGTGGCAGAGACCCAGCTGACGGTCCGGGGCGTGGAGCGGCTCGACCACGACTATCTGAGCGAGCTGGGGGCGGAGGCCGTGCCGATCCTCGACCGCCTGCCGGAGCCGGACCGCAGCTGCGTGCTGAGCGAAGTGGTGGCGGCCGACGAGCTGTGGAAGCCGGACCCCTGGAACGGCTGGAACCTCGCCCGCGCCCGCGCCCGCGAGGTGCTGGAGCGCAGGCCCGTCGTGCCGCCCGTCTCGCGGTCGCGTGACTGCCCCGGCCCTTCGCGCATGCCCGGTCCGTACGACTGATCCGTACGGCTGATCTAATCGGAGACGTGAGCTTCGATGTTGTGATCACGGGTGGCCGCGTCGTGGACGGCACCGGAGCCCCCGCGTTCCGCGCCGACGTCGGTGTGCGCGGGGGCCGGGTCGAGGCGGTGGGCCGCCTCGGCCAGGCGGAGGCGGCGGTGCGGATCGACGCGGCGGGCAGGCTCGTGCTGCCGGGCCTGGTCGACTGCCACGCGCACGGCGACGCGGCCGTGTTCGACCCGCTCGTGCAGCAGGCCGCGCTGCGGCAGGGGGTCACGACGTTCGTGCTGGGGCAGGACGGGCTGTCGTTCGCCCCGGCGACCTCCCCGGCCGCCTTCACGTACGCGAGCCGCTACTTCGCGGCGGTCAACGGTCCCCACCCGCACGTGGACGGGCCGGTGAGCGTCGCCGGTCTGCTCGCCGGATATGACGGCGCGACCCCGCTCAACACCGTCTATCTGCTGCCGCACGCGACGATCCGGTTCGACGCGATGGGCCCGGCGGAGCGCGCCGCGGACGCGGACGAGCTGCGCGCCATGCTCCGCGCGGTCGAGACGGGCCTGGTCGAAGGGGCGGCCGGGCTGTCGTCGGGCCTGGAGTACGCCCCCGGCCGCTACGCCGACGCCGCCGAGCTGGCGGCGCTGTGCGCGCCGCTGGGCGACCTGCCGTACGTGACCCACATGCGCGCGTACGGCGCGTCCGCGGCGGTGGGGATGACGGAGGTCGTGGAGATCGCCCGGCGGTCCGGCGCGGCCGTGCACGTCTCGCATCTCCACGGCCCGGCCTCCACCCTGCTGCCGCTGGTCGAGGACGCCCGGCGGCAGGACGTCGACCTGACCTTCGACACCTACCCCTACCTGCGGGCCAGCACGATCCTGGCGATGGTGACGCTGCCGCCGTGGGTGCCCGCCGCCGACCCCGACCGCGCCGTGGCCATGTTGTCCGCGGAACGCGACCGCCTCGCCCGGGAGTGGGCGGGACGCGACGACCTGTGGCCGCGCATCACGCTCTCGCACGCCCCCGGGTTCGAGTGGGCCGAGGGGATGACCCTGCCCGCCGCCGCGGCGGAGTTCGGCGCCGATCCCGCGGAGTTCTGCCGGATGCTGCTGGTGGAGACCCGGCTGCAGGCGGGTTGCGTGCAGGCCCGCCCCGACGAGGGCCCGGCGGGGGAGGAGTCGGTGCGCGCCGTCATGCGCGACCCCGGCCACACGGGCGGCTCCGACGGCATCTACGTGGGCGGCCATCCGCACCCGCGCGGCTTCGGGGCGTTCGCCCGCTATCTCGGCCGGCACGTACGCGAGCTCGGCGACCTCACCTGGGAACAGGCCGCCGTGCACCTGGCCTCGCACCCGGCGCGCCGCTTCCGGCTGCCCGACCGCGGTCTCGTACGGCGTGGCCAGGCCGCGGATCTGATCGTCGTCGACCCGGCGACGGTGGCCGACACCGCGACCTACGACCAGCCCCGCTCGCTCGCCGTGGGCGTGGACGACGTGCTCGTCGGCGGTGTGCCGGTGCTGCGCGGCGGCGAGCTCACCGGCGCCACCCCCGGCCGGGCGCTGCGCCCCGCCTGAACGAGCGGCCCGGACCTGCTCGGCCGGGACCCGGCGCAGCGTGACGGCGAAGTCGTCCACCGGCCCGCCACCGGGCGCGTCGATCAGCCGCTGCCGGTCGTCGGCGTGCCCAGGTCGGGGGATGATCACAGGTTCGTGCGTGCCTGTTCCACGTGCCGCGCGATGCCCAGGGCTCCGCTCGTCTCCGCCAGGACGGCCGCCTCGTCGAGCAGCCGCAGGGCGTCGTCACGGCGGCCCTCCGCGGCGGCGATGTAGGCCAGCCCGACCAGGTTGGCGGCGACCCCCGGATGGAAGCCGAGCTCCCGGCGCAGCCGGACCGACTCCTCCAGCCGTTCGCGCGCCGCCTCCAGCCGTCCCGCCTTGTGATCGGCGATGCCCAGGTGGCGCAGCGCGTAGGACATGGTCAGCTTGTCACCGGCCCCCGCCGCCAGCTCATGCGACCGCCGCAACGCGGGCCCGGCCGCCTCGTCGTCGTGCCGTACGACCTGGTGGAAGCAGCCGATCCAGAAGAGCGCCTCGCCCTCGCCGCGCGTGTCGCCGAGCCGCCGGAAGAGATCGGCCGCCCGCTCGAAGAGTTCGAGCTCGCGGGGGTCCTCCTCGTGGTGTTCGAGGAACCGCGCGTGGACGATCCGGCCGCGGGCCAGCGCGAGCCCGGCCTCGGCGGCGGCGATGTCCCGTCCCGATCCCCGCGTGGTCAGGTCGGCCTCCACCGCGTCCAGCTCGCGGTCGGCCTCGGCGAGAGCCGAGGCGTCGCCGCCGAAGACCGCCTGTTCATAGAGGGCAAGGGCCCGCTCGAGTCGCACGTCGCCGCTCATGGCCACCCCATCCCGATCATGGTGTGAGGGCGCGAGTCTACCCCCGAGACGGTGGTCCAGTACGATCCACAAGGTGGTCTGAACCGGACAACAAGGGGGGCGGCGTGGGTTTCACGGACGGCCTCCCGACGCGGCCCGCGGAGCCGGGGCTCCCGGAGATCGTCGTCGACGCGCGCACCCGCGGTTTCCTGTGGCCGGGCGAGCCGATCGGCGGACGGGAGTTCGCCGCGGCCCGGCACTCCCTGTTCGACGGCGCGTTCACCTGGCCGGTGATGACGGCTCGGTGCTCGGCCCTCGACCACAACATCGCGACGCTGGCGCGCTTCGCCGACCATCACGGGCTGGCCTTCGCGCCGCACGCCAAGACCACGATGTCGCCGCAGCTCGTGCGGGCCCAGCTCGACGCCGGGGCGTGGGGGGTCACCGCCGCCACGCCGGGCCAGGTGCTCGTCCACCGTTCCTTCGGCGTGCCGCGCGTGCTGCTGGCCAACGAGATCTTCGACCGCGGCGCGCTGCGCTGGCTGGCCGGCGAGATGGGGCGCTTCGACTTCCTCTGCTTCGCCGACTCGATCGAGGGCGTGCGCGTGCTCGACGAGATGGCCGGCGACGTCCCGTTCCGCGTGCTGGTCGAGCTGGGCCACCCGGGCGGCCGCACCGGCTGCCGCGACCACGACGAGCTGCTGGCGGTGGCCCGCGCGGTGCGGGAGGCCCGGGGGACCGAGCTGGCCGGGGTGGCCGGATATGAGGGGACCCACGACGAGGCCGCCGGGGTGCGCGGGTTCCTGCGCGAGCTGGCCCTCGCGGCACGGACGCTCGCGCCGCAGGTGGCAGGGCCCATCGTGGTCTCCGCCGGGGGCAGCTCGTGGTTCGACCTGGTGGCCGAGGAGCTCGCGCCGCTGACCAAGGAGCCGGGCGCGACCGTGGTGCTGCGCAGCGGCGCCTACATCGCCCACGACGACGGCTACTACCGGGAGCACACGCCCTACAACCGGCTGGAGGGCGAGCTGCGGCCCGCGCTGGAGGTCTGGGCCCAGGTGCTGTCCGTGCCCGAGCCGGGTCTCGTGCTGGTCGGCATGGGCAAGCGGGACGTCCCCCACGACATCCACCTGCCGTTCCCCCGGGCCGTACGGCGGGGTGGCCGGGGTCCGGCCGAGCCGTTGACCGGGGTGACGGTCGTCAAGGTGCAGGACCAGCACGCCTATCTCGACGGCGACGCCGGGCTGCGCCCGGGAGACCTGGTGTCGTTCGGGCTGTCGCACCCGTGCACTGCCTTCGACAAATGGCGGGTCATCCCCGTGGTGGACGACGACGACGTCGTGATTGATTTGATCAACACGTGTTTCTGATGGAGCGGTGACAATGGCTGGCAAGCAGGAGATCCGTACGACGGCAGGGGCCGCGCCGGTCGGCGCGTACTCCCAGGGTCTCGTGGTGGGCGACTTCCTCTACACCTCCGGCATGGGGCCGCTCGACCCCGCGACCGGCGAGGTCGTGGGCGAGGACGTGGCCGCCCAGACCCACCGCACCATGCGCAACCTCGGGGCGGTGCTGGAGGCCCACGGCCTGACGTTCGACGACGTGGTGAAGGCGACGGTCCACCTGCAGAACCTCAAGGAGGACTTCGCCGCGTTCAACGAGGTCTACCAGTCCTACTTCACCCGGCCCTACCCGGTGCGCACCACGGTGGGCTCCGATCTCATGGACATCCTCGTCGAGATCGACTTCGTGGCGTACGCGGGCCGCTGACGATGGACAGCGCCCTGTACGTCTTCGTCGAGGACCTGCCCGCCGAGGGCGCGCGGGGGCTGCTCGACCGGGCCTCGGCGTACGGCGTGCGAGGCATCGCGGTGGCCGCGGCCTATCACCAGGCCAGGGACGTGACCCCGCACGGCGCGTCGCGCCTGACGCTGCGCCGCGACGGCGTCCACTTCCCGCCACCGGAGGACCTGTTCGACGGGCTGCGCCTGGCCCCGCCCGTGCAGCCCGGGGCGCAGGACCGGCCGCTCGACGAGCTGCGCCGCGCCTGCGAGGACCGGGGGATGCGGCTGCACGGCTGGACCGTGTTCCTGAACAACGCCACCCTCGGCCTGGCCCACCCCGACATCACGGTGGAGAACTGCTTCGGCGACCACGGCTCCCCGGCCGACCTGTGCCCCTCGCACCCCGACGTCCGGGCGTACGCGGTGGCGCTGGCCCGCGCCGTCGCCCGGCAGGGCGTGGACACGGTCGTCGCGGAGTCGCTGCACTTCGGGCCGTTCGCCTACGAGCGGTGCTTCGTGGCGCTCGGCCCGATGGACGCCTTCCTGTTCGGCCTGTGCTTCTGCGCCCACTGCATGCGCCGGGCCGCCGACCTCGGGGTGAACGCCGAGGTCGCCAGGCAGGAGTGCGCCAGGATCGTCGGGGGCGTGCTGGACGGCGATCCTCCCGCGGAGGGCGAGGTCACGCGGGCCGCGCTGACGGCGTACGCGGGCCCGGAGGCGGTGGCGTACGCACGGGCCCGCTCCGAGAGCGTCACCTCGCTGGTGGGCGAGGTCGCGGCGGCGGTGACGGCCGAGGGCGCGCGGCTGACGTTCCTGGACGGCACGGGCGCGGTCAAGGGCTACGCCCACGGGCTGCCCTCCGCCGGCCTGGCCGCGCACGACTCCTGGCAGCTCGGGATCGACCTGGTGGCGCTCGGCGACCTGGTCCCGTCGTTCGCGGTGCTCGGCTATGCCAGGGACCCGGCCCGGGTGGCCGACGACGTGGCGGCATACCGGCGCTCGGTCGGCAAGAACCCCGAGCTGCGGGTCGTGCTGCGCCCCGGCGCCCCGGACACCGACTCCGCCGACCGGCTCGCCGCCAAGGTGCGCGCGGCCCGTACGGCGGGGGCCGGGGCCGCCGACTTCTACGCCTACGGCCTGGCGCCCTTCGAGGCGCTCGGCCGCATCACCGAGGCGCTCGCCTGAACGCTCCGCACCGGCCCCGTCAGGTGCTCAAGGCGCTCGGCCGTCGAAGGCTCACCGGCGCGACAGGGTCGTGCAGGCGGCGGGCGGGCAGGTGACGTCCATGCGGGGTGGCATCGGTCAACCGGCCGTCATGCACGACGACCCGGCCCCCGACCATCACCGTCTCCGGGCGTCCCGTCACCCGCATGCCCTCGTAGGGGGTGTAGTCGGTGGCCATGTGCAGGTCGCCGGAAGTGATCGTCCACTCTGTCGTGGGGTCCCAGATGGCGATGTCGGCGTCGGCGCCCGGCAGCAGGGTGCCCTTGCGGGGATAGAGGCCGTTGGCGCGGGCGGGGTTGGCGGCGGTCAGTTCCACGAAACGCGTCGCGGGCAGGCCCATGCCGGCGACGTACGCGGAGAACACGACGGGCAGACGCGTCTCCACACCCGGCAGGCCGTTCGGCATCACCCGTACGTCGCCGCTGCGCGACCGCTTCTGCGCCGTGTCGTAACAGCAGTGGTCGCTGCCGATCGTGGTGATCTCTCCGGTGAACAGGTGCCGCCCGAGACGGCTCACGGCGTCGCGGGGCCGGAGCGGCGGGCAGCAGACGAACCGCTCCGGATGCTCCCCCTCGTACATCGTCTCGTCGAGCACGAGGTGGTGCGCCACCGACTCGGTGTAGGCGCGCAGGCCGCGCCGCCGCGCCGCCGCGACCAGCTCGACCGCCTCGGCGGTGGACTGGTGCACGAAGTAGACGGGAGCGCGCTGCGACTCGGCGATGGCGAGGATCTCGGCCACCGACGCCGTCTCGGCCAGTTCGGGGCGCGTGCCGGCCATGTCGGCGGCGCCGATTCGCCCATCGGCCGCGCAGTGGGCCTGGGTGTCCTCGATGATGTGGTTGGCCTCACAGTGGATCACCACCATGCCGCCGAGGTCGCGCAGGGTGGCCATGGTGCGCAGAATCGTGTCCGCGTCGGCCATGGTCTCGTTGCGGTACGTCGTGAACATCTTCACCGTGACGACGCCGTCGGCGACGAGCGCGCCGAGCTGGTCGGGGATGGTGTCGTCCCACTCGGTCACGCACGCGTGCAGGGCGCTGTCGCACAGGCCCTGCTCCGCCTTGGCGCGCTGCGCGTAGGCGGCGTCCGCGGGAGCCTGACCCGGGCGGGGGATCGCGAAGTCCACGATGGTGGTCGTGCCGCCGAAGACGGCCGCGGTCGTGCACTGCAGGTAGTCGTCGAGCGAGGTGAAGTCGCCGGAGGTGAAACCGACGTGGCAGTGGGGGTCGACGCCTCCCGGCATGACCAGACGCCCGGTCGCGTCGATCTCTTCCGGGGTGCCTGGTGCGGGGGCCCCGGGCTCGGCCAGCGCGAGCACCCGGCCCTCCGCCACGAACACGTCGGCCGGGCCGGACCATCCGGCCTCCACCACCGTCCCCCCGCGCACGACCAGGTCGACGGGCGCGTGTCCGCCGTCCGCGCCTGCTCCGGAACGTCCCGGGAACATCGAGGTCACCGTCTCATCTCCCTGATCATCTCGCCGTCGTCCTCGCGGCTCCGGCCTGGTCACGCGGTGCGGCCGGTGAGGTAGGCCCGCCAGCCGCCGGCGTCGCTGATGTCGATGACGCCGGGGGCGCCGAGCGCCTCGGCACGCATGCGCATCGACAGCGTGCCGCTGCCGTCGTCCAGTTCGATCACGCCGAGCTCCAGCTCCGGCGGCTCACCGGGGAGCAGGCGGTCGCGCAGGATCTCGTAGCTGACCTCGTACAGCTCGCCGGGGACGCTGCGTCCACCGGACGCCACCGGGTGCAGGCCCGGGAACTCGTCGCGGACGGAGTAGAAGCGGTAGCGGGGCGCGGTGGACGCGGGGCCCAGGAACACGGCCTCGCTCAGCGCGGGGCTGAGGCTGCCCCCCGACATCGCCTGGCCGTTCACGAACATGCGCAGCGGTTCCACTGCCTGTTCTCCCTTCTGCGGATGCGGGACGTAAGCCTTCGGAGGGGTCACGGCGCCGCCCGGTTCCCCCGGGCCCGGGCGCGTTCGGCGACGGGGTCCGGGATGGGGACGGCGTCCAGGAGCGCGCGGGTGTAGGGGTGGCGGGGTGAGCCGAAGATCTCACTCCGCGTGCCGATCTCGACCAGCGCGCCGTGCTCCATCACGGCCACCCGGTCGCACAGGTAGTGCACGACCGCCAGGTCGTGCGCGATGAACAGGATCGACAGGCCCAGACGCTCCCTGAGATCGCGGAACAGGTTGAGCACCTGGGCCTGCACGGAGACGTCCAGCGACGAGACGGGTTCGTCGCAGATCAGGAGCCGGGGGCCGACCGCGATCGCGCGCGCGATGGCGATGCGCTGCCGTTGCCCTCCGGAGAACGAGCGGGGGTGGCGGTCCAGATGCGCGGCCGACATGCCGACGGTCTCCAGCAGTTCGACGACGCGGTCGCGCCGCCGCCGCCGGTCCCGCTCCAGCCCGTGCACGAGGAGGGGCTCCCCGACGAGTGCCTCGACGGTCATGCGGGGGTTCAGCGACGAGTACGGGTCCTGGAACACCATCTGCATGTCCCGGCGCAGGTCGCGAAGCTCCCGCCGCCCCGCCCCCGGCACGTCGCGACCGGCGAGCAGCACCCGCCCGGAGTCGGGCCGCACCAGCCGGGCGACGCACCGCGCCGTGGTGGACTTGCCGGAACCGGACTCGCCGACGAGTCCCAGCACCTCGCCCGGAGCCAGGTCGAACGAGACCTCGTCGACGACGCGCCGCCCGCCGAAGCTCTTGACCAGCTTCTCGACCACGAGCAGCGGCGCGGCGGAGCCGTTCGGGTCGTGTGGCGAACGCGTCATCGTCCGTCCTCCCTCCGGTGTGCGCCGTCGGCCGGAGCGCCGGAGGCGTCGACGACGGCGAGGGGGCGCGCCGGGTCGTCGCCGATGCGGGGCACGGCGGCGAGCAGGGCGCGGGTGTAGGGGTGGCGAGGGCGGGCGTAGATGTCGTCGACGGGTCCCGTCTCGACCGCCTCCCCGTGGCGCATCACCACGACCCGGTCGGCGAACCCGGCCACGATGCCCAGATCGTGGGTGATCAGCAGCACCGACATGCCGCGCTCGTCGGCCAGCTCCCTGAGCAGTGCCAGCACCTGTGCCTGGACGCGCACGTCGAGCGCCGTGGTGGGCTCGTCGGCGATGAGCAACTCGGGTTCGGCGATGACGGCGATGGCGATCACCACACGCTGCCGCATGCCTCCGGAGAACTCGTGCGGGTAGTCGTCGAAGCGGCGCTCCGCGTCCCGCACGCCGAGCCGCGACAGCAGGTCGACGCCGCGCCGCCGGGCGACCCGCTTGGACACGCCCCGGATGACCAGCGGCTGGATGATCTGCCAGCCGATGGTCATGACCGGATTGAGCGCGGCCAGCGGATCCTGGAAGACGAGGCCGACCCGGGCGCCGCGCACCTGGCGCATCCGGCGAGGCGGCAGGGTGAGCAGGTCGGTGCCGTCCAGTTCGATCCGTCCGGAGAGCCGCGCGTCCGCGTCGAGCCGCAGGACGGACCGGGCGGTGACCGACTTGCCCGATCCTGACTCGCCCACGAGGGCGACCTTCTCCCGCCGCGCCACGTCGAGGTCGACCCCGTGCACCACTTCGACCGGCCCGTCAGGGGCGGGGAAGCTCACCCGCAGGTCGCGTATGGCCAGCAACGGAGTGTCCAGGGCGGCCTTGGCGTGCTTCATCGGGCCTTCCCTTCACGGATCGTCGGGTCGTTGCGCACGCGGAGCCAGTCGCCGACCAGGTTGAACGCGATCGCGGTGATCATGATCGCGAGACCGGGGAAGACGACGGCCCACCAGCCGTTGGTCAGGTTGTTGGCGGCGGCCGCGATCATCGCGCCCCACTCGGCGGACGGCACCTGCGCGCCCACGCCGACGAAGGACAGGCCGGAGATGACCAGCATCACCGCGGCGACGTCCAGCGTCGTCTGCACGTACAGGGTGTCGAGCGCGTTCGGCAGGATGTGGCGGAACACCAGGCGGGCCCGGGTGACCCCGATCATGCGGGCGGCGTCCACATATTCGGCGTCTCGCACCTCCCGCACCAGCGTGCGGACAAGGCGTGCGTAGCCCGGCCACCACGTCGCGGCCAGGGCGATCACCGCCGAGTCGAGTCCCTGGCCCAGCGCGGCGGCCAGGCCGAGCGCCAGGATGATCGCGGGCAGGGACAGGCCGATGTCGCAGATGCGCATGAGCACCTCGTCGACTACCCGGCCCCCGAGCGCGGCGACCGTGCCCACCAGAGTCCCGATCAACGTCGCGGCGATGATCACCACTACGGTGGCGAGCAGCGTCACCCGGGCGCCGTACAGCACGCGGCTCAGGATGTCGCGGCCGTTGGCGTCGGTGCCGAACCAGTGCTCCGCGGAGGGAGCCCGGAGCGCGCTGCCGAGATCGACGGCGTAGGGGTCGTGCGGCGCCAGCAGCGGCCCGACGACGGCGATCACCACCATCAGCGCCGCGACGGCGATCGCCACACGCTCCAGCACCGGTGAGCGCGGTGCGCGGCGCGCGGCGCGGGTCCACCGTCCTCCGGAGAGGCGGGCGGCGACGCCCGCGGGCGCTTCGCTGTATGCCATGTTCTGCCCGTTCTGTCCGTTCTGCCCGCTCATGGGGTGCCTCCCACAGTCGCGACGGGCTCGGCGCCGGCGACGGGGCCCGGGCCGGCGGGCGCGGATCCCCCGCCGGTCTGCCGGAGCCGCGGGTTGAGCCAGAGCTGGACGAGATCGACCGCGATGTTCGCCGCCACGAACACCACGCCGATCACCAGGACGGTGCCGATCACCGCGTACAGGTCGTTCTGCAGCACGGCGTTGACCGCGTACGCCCCGACGCCGGTGCGCCCGAAGATCGACTCGACCAGCACCGTGGAGCCCAGCATCCAGCCGAGCTGCATGCCGAGGATGGTGCTGGCCGGCACCAGCGCGTTGCGCAGCCCGTGCCGCACCACGACCCGGAACTCCGACGCGCCGGTGGCCCGGGCCAGCGTGATGTAGTCGGAGTCGAGCGCCCCGATCATCGAGGAGCGCACCGTGCGCGCGACCACGGCGATGAACGACGCGGCCAGTGTCACCGCGGGCAGCACCAGATGGGCCACCGCGTCGCCGAACGCCGGGAGATCGCCGCCGAGCAGGGCGTCGACCGTGGTCATCCCGGTGATCTCGGAGACCTCCCGGCCGAAGGCGAGCTGGCCGGTCAGGGGCAGCAGCCGCAGCCGTGCCGACAGCACGAGCTGGAGCATGAGGCCCAGCCAGAAGACCGGCACGGCGGCGCCCAGCATGGCGACGACGCGGGCCGCGAGATCGGCCGCCCGGCCGCGCCGGTAGGCGGCGTAGACGCCCAGCGGCACGGCCACGACGATGTTGATCGACATGGCGGCGAGCACCAGCTCCACCGACGACGGCAGGACCGCTGCGATGTCGTCGGTCACGGGACGCTGTGTGAACACCGAGGTGCCCAGGTCGCCGTGCAGCAGCCGGCCGATGTATCCGAGGAACTGGTCCCACAGCGGCCGGTCCAGCCCGAGCCGGACCCGGACCGCGGCCACCTGCTCGACGGTGGCGTTGCGCCCGGCCGCGGCGCGGGCGGGGTCGCCCGGCAGGACCTGCGTCATCAGGAACGTGACGACGGCCAGCCCGGCCAGCACCACGACGCTGGTGACGAGTCGTCTCAGCAGGAAACGGGCCACGTGGGCACCTCCCCTCTACGGTGATCCGCCGGCTCCGCCGGGTCAGCCGACCTTGATGCGGTAGACGTCCACGGTCTGGTGGTGCGAGGGGTCGTACCGGAAGCCGGTGACGCCCTTGCGGTAGACCGCGACGGTCTGCGGATTGGACAGGTTGATCGACGCGTAGTCGTCGGCGATGATGTGCTGCGCCTGCTTGTACAGCTCGCAGCGCTGACCCTCGTCGGTGAGCCGCTGCGCCTTCTCCACCAGTTCGTCGACCTTCGGGTTGTCGTAGCCCCCGTTGTTCTGACCCTTGTTGATGAACCTGGAGTCGAACATCAGGTACAGCACCGAGTCGGGGTCGGGGTACGGCGGGAAGGCGTAGATCATGCCGAGATCCGGCGTGGTCTTGTTGCTCTTCAGCATGTCCACGTACTGCGGGTAGGTGACCGCCTCGAGCTTCAGGTTCACGCCGATCTTGGAAAGCTCCGACTGCAGCAGCGTCGCCGCCTGCTCCATCTCCGCGGTGGCCTTGAGATAGGTCATGGTGAGCGACACGTTGCTCAGCCCCGCCCCGGCCAGGATGCTCCTGGCCTTGTCCAGGTCGTGACCGGGCTGGGTGACGGTGGAGTCGAAGCAGCTCATCGCGCTGGGCAGCACGCCGACGGCCTTCTTGCCCGCGCCCTTGAGGATGGCGGACACATGCTGGTCGTAGTCATAGGCGTAGGAGAGGGCCTCGCGCAGCGCCTTGTTCGCCACCGGCGAGTCCTTCATCTTGAAGAACACGTAGAGCTGCACGTTGGTGTCGGCCTTGTCGACCGTGAAGTTCGGGTCGCTCTCCATCGACGCCCAGTCGTTGGGGTCGATGTCCATCGCGATGTCGATGTCACCGCTGGTCAGGGCGCTCTTCTGCGTGGCCGCCTGGGCGAGGTAGCGGAACACCAGGTCCTTGGCCTGGGTGGTGAAGCCGCCCCAGTAGGCGTCGTGGCGGGTGAACCTGGCCTCCTGGTTGGGGCTGTAGGAGACCAGCTTGTACGGCCCCGATCCGGCGTCGTTGTTCGCCAGCCACTGCTGGCCGTCGTCGGAGCCGGCGTTGGCCTGGACCAGCGTGGAGTTGAGCAGGTAGACGCGGGTGAGTGCGGCCATGAACGGCGCGTACGCCTGCTTCAGCTTGATCGTCAGGTGGGTGTCGTCGGTGACGGTCGTGCTGTCGTAAGCCGTCACCAGCGACGCCACGCCGATGCCGAGCTTCTTGGCGCGGTCCAGGGTGAACTGCACGTCGGCGCTGGTCAGCTTGCTTCCGTCATGGAAGGTGATGTCGTCGCGCAGCGTCACGTCGATGGCGGTGCCGTCGCCGGAGACCTTCCACTCCTTGGCGGCGACCCCGGTGAGCCGGTTGTCGTCGTCGTACTTCACCAGGGTGTCGTAGGCGGGCCGGACGACCTCGTCGACGGTCGAGTTGTCGGCCTGGACCGGGTCGAAGGTGGCGGGCGGCTCGTTCTCGGCGATGACCAGCGTCTGCGCGCGGGCGGACGGAGCGCCGGAGGCGCCCGGCCCGCCGTCGGCGCCGCCGCCGCACGCCGC
This region includes:
- a CDS encoding N-acyl-D-amino-acid deacylase family protein yields the protein MSFDVVITGGRVVDGTGAPAFRADVGVRGGRVEAVGRLGQAEAAVRIDAAGRLVLPGLVDCHAHGDAAVFDPLVQQAALRQGVTTFVLGQDGLSFAPATSPAAFTYASRYFAAVNGPHPHVDGPVSVAGLLAGYDGATPLNTVYLLPHATIRFDAMGPAERAADADELRAMLRAVETGLVEGAAGLSSGLEYAPGRYADAAELAALCAPLGDLPYVTHMRAYGASAAVGMTEVVEIARRSGAAVHVSHLHGPASTLLPLVEDARRQDVDLTFDTYPYLRASTILAMVTLPPWVPAADPDRAVAMLSAERDRLAREWAGRDDLWPRITLSHAPGFEWAEGMTLPAAAAEFGADPAEFCRMLLVETRLQAGCVQARPDEGPAGEESVRAVMRDPGHTGGSDGIYVGGHPHPRGFGAFARYLGRHVRELGDLTWEQAAVHLASHPARRFRLPDRGLVRRGQAADLIVVDPATVADTATYDQPRSLAVGVDDVLVGGVPVLRGGELTGATPGRALRPA
- a CDS encoding tetratricopeptide repeat protein; the encoded protein is MRLERALALYEQAVFGGDASALAEADRELDAVEADLTTRGSGRDIAAAEAGLALARGRIVHARFLEHHEEDPRELELFERAADLFRRLGDTRGEGEALFWIGCFHQVVRHDDEAAGPALRRSHELAAGAGDKLTMSYALRHLGIADHKAGRLEAARERLEESVRLRRELGFHPGVAANLVGLAYIAAAEGRRDDALRLLDEAAVLAETSGALGIARHVEQARTNL
- a CDS encoding alanine racemase — encoded protein: MGFTDGLPTRPAEPGLPEIVVDARTRGFLWPGEPIGGREFAAARHSLFDGAFTWPVMTARCSALDHNIATLARFADHHGLAFAPHAKTTMSPQLVRAQLDAGAWGVTAATPGQVLVHRSFGVPRVLLANEIFDRGALRWLAGEMGRFDFLCFADSIEGVRVLDEMAGDVPFRVLVELGHPGGRTGCRDHDELLAVARAVREARGTELAGVAGYEGTHDEAAGVRGFLRELALAARTLAPQVAGPIVVSAGGSSWFDLVAEELAPLTKEPGATVVLRSGAYIAHDDGYYREHTPYNRLEGELRPALEVWAQVLSVPEPGLVLVGMGKRDVPHDIHLPFPRAVRRGGRGPAEPLTGVTVVKVQDQHAYLDGDAGLRPGDLVSFGLSHPCTAFDKWRVIPVVDDDDVVIDLINTCF
- a CDS encoding Rid family detoxifying hydrolase, with amino-acid sequence MAGKQEIRTTAGAAPVGAYSQGLVVGDFLYTSGMGPLDPATGEVVGEDVAAQTHRTMRNLGAVLEAHGLTFDDVVKATVHLQNLKEDFAAFNEVYQSYFTRPYPVRTTVGSDLMDILVEIDFVAYAGR
- the hydA gene encoding dihydropyrimidinase; amino-acid sequence: MFPGRSGAGADGGHAPVDLVVRGGTVVEAGWSGPADVFVAEGRVLALAEPGAPAPGTPEEIDATGRLVMPGGVDPHCHVGFTSGDFTSLDDYLQCTTAAVFGGTTTIVDFAIPRPGQAPADAAYAQRAKAEQGLCDSALHACVTEWDDTIPDQLGALVADGVVTVKMFTTYRNETMADADTILRTMATLRDLGGMVVIHCEANHIIEDTQAHCAADGRIGAADMAGTRPELAETASVAEILAIAESQRAPVYFVHQSTAEAVELVAAARRRGLRAYTESVAHHLVLDETMYEGEHPERFVCCPPLRPRDAVSRLGRHLFTGEITTIGSDHCCYDTAQKRSRSGDVRVMPNGLPGVETRLPVVFSAYVAGMGLPATRFVELTAANPARANGLYPRKGTLLPGADADIAIWDPTTEWTITSGDLHMATDYTPYEGMRVTGRPETVMVGGRVVVHDGRLTDATPHGRHLPARRLHDPVAPVSLRRPSALST
- a CDS encoding gamma-glutamylcyclotransferase, which produces MEPLRMFVNGQAMSGGSLSPALSEAVFLGPASTAPRYRFYSVRDEFPGLHPVASGGRSVPGELYEVSYEILRDRLLPGEPPELELGVIELDDGSGTLSMRMRAEALGAPGVIDISDAGGWRAYLTGRTA
- a CDS encoding ATP-binding cassette domain-containing protein, whose protein sequence is MTRSPHDPNGSAAPLLVVEKLVKSFGGRRVVDEVSFDLAPGEVLGLVGESGSGKSTTARCVARLVRPDSGRVLLAGRDVPGAGRRELRDLRRDMQMVFQDPYSSLNPRMTVEALVGEPLLVHGLERDRRRRRDRVVELLETVGMSAAHLDRHPRSFSGGQRQRIAIARAIAVGPRLLICDEPVSSLDVSVQAQVLNLFRDLRERLGLSILFIAHDLAVVHYLCDRVAVMEHGALVEIGTRSEIFGSPRHPYTRALLDAVPIPDPVAERARARGNRAAP